One Salvelinus sp. IW2-2015 unplaced genomic scaffold, ASM291031v2 Un_scaffold3291, whole genome shotgun sequence DNA window includes the following coding sequences:
- the saxo4 gene encoding stabilizer of axonemal microtubules 4 yields MVSQVDMVTRPSLGGTGSPGGRLANTSLNLYCTSYRASYGKEDFSPCLGHHFGTGYSANLRPAVYYSPSLDHTDNPQFGRSLLDSFQSQTKRHFQPLTRPDGSETLPCPSGQIRESGYLQLKTRPTANVSIQTEYMDNFVPYRPRPPVSQKHQLVGAQGESGFTEGTALQPNTFLPQYHMVNPRRTENSVMRDDFLPISFLQGSEMLPRLVSRGPRETGFTRDTVDPLACLMGPVTARELKRS; encoded by the exons ATGGTTAGTCAGGTAGACATGGTCACCAGGCCCTCTCTAGGAGGAACAGGAAGCCCAGGAGGCCGCTTGGCCAACACCTCCCTCAACCTCTACTGTACCTCCTACAGGGCTTCTTACG GCAAAGAAGACTTCAGTCCATGTCTAGGTCATCATTTCGGGACAGGTTACTCTGCCAACCTGAGACCTGCTGTTTACTACAGCCCTAGTCTGGACCACACTGATAACCCACAGTTCGG GCGTTCTCTGCTAGATAGTTTCCAGTCTCAGACTAAGCGACACTTCCAGCCCCTGACCAGACCTGATGGGTCAGAGACCCTGCCTTGCCCCAGTGGACAGATCAGAGAGAGTGGATACCTACAACTCAAGACACGGCCTACagca aatGTATCCATCCAGACAGAGTATATGGATAACTTTGTTCCATATCGTCCCAGACCACCAG TTTCTCAGAAGCACCAGTTAGTGGGAGCCCAAGGAGAGAGCGGTTTCACTGAAGGGACGGCCCTGCAACCCAACACCTTTCTGCCCCAGTACCACATG gtCAATCCTAGGAGGACTGAGAACTCTGTGATGAGAGATGACTTCCTGCCAATATCCTTTCTTCAG GGCTCTGAGATGCTCCCCAGGCTGGTCAGTAGAGGCCCCAGAGAAACAGGCTTCACCAGGGACACCGTGGACCCTCTGGCCTGTCTA ATGGGGCCTGTGACAGCACGGGAACTGAAGCGGTCATAA